GTAGTTGAGCCGTAGGTGTTCCGGCTATCGAGACCCCCGATGGGCTGGTCCCTTCCCCATCAGTTCGGGGTTCAGGCACTCCCTGAGCGAAAATCGTTGTACAGCTCAAAAACAGTAGTAAATACTTGAGCATGATTACTCCTTTAAATAGAAACGGTGTGGCTACAGTTACACGCATCTTTTCAGGCTCACAAAATAGGTAATCGCATGTAGTGTTTCAATAAAAAGGGCTCAAAGGAGGTAATATTATCGTAGCCGGGCTAAAGCAATCATCATTTTAATTAAGCAACTCCCGTCGAATAAATTCCTTGGGATCACCTCTGTAGCGGCGCAGCTTTTTAAGTTGCTCAACGGTTAAAGCCAAATCATGATCGTTTTGTTCGTAAAGCTCATACATAAGCGACAGATCAAGAGTATAGGTCATTCTCGCCGCTATAAAAGCGTTATTGATAGTAGCTCTGTAAAGGCCTCTGTAGTTATCGGTTTCAAAAAGCGAATCATAGTTTTGAGCCAGATTTTCCTTAAACACTTCTATAACCCGTTCTTTCCCATCGAGTTTTTCTTCCCTGCTCAGATCACTTTGATATAAAGTACTGAGTTCATTATACAATGAGTGGATACGATCGATATACACATCATAATCCTCAAGGGCCAAAACAGCACTTTTATACTGGTCTGAATCCTTTCCAAACATTTGTTTTACAAATTTTAATCCGCCCTCATTACCTAAAAATGTCGCGATCTCTTCATTAAATTGCACCTGATTTTTAAGGTATATAGTAGCATGCATCTGCTCATGGATAATCAGATTAGCAAGGTCAAACACAGAGTACTCTTTGAAGAAGGAGTAGACCGGATCGGAGAAAAAGCCTAACGTACTGAATGCTCTTGCCTGACCGATGTGTACATCATAGCCGCGTCTTTGAAGTTTTGCAGCTTGCCGTTCTGCATCAGTTCTTACAAAGAACCCTTTGTAGGGAAAGTTGCCAAAAAACGGAAACCACCAGTTGTGCATTTCAAAGCTGTCATCGCGTGCAGCCATAACCACATCAACCATATATCCCCGCTCGACTTCAACATACTTTAGGTAATTATTATTTTTTTTAAGACCAATTGTATCCATGGCAAAAGAGCGGATCTGCAGCACAAGCTCAAGAAACTCTCTTAACTCATCGGTTATTTCATCATCCTGGAGCATTCGATCAATGCTCTCGGCCCTCCACTGATACCGAAGTAAATAAGCCCCCTGTTTTGCAAGATAACAGCTGCTGTTTAGGGTAATAAAGAGCAGAAGAGATAACAGTGAAATCTTTTTTTTAGACAGTTTTGTGCACCGTTTCATTTATGTATACCTTTAAGTGTGCAAAGAGGAACAATAAAGCAGTACAACAAAATAGTATAAATTCCGTTTGATCGAAGGCAAATATAGGTAATTTTACCCAAAAATCAGTATTTAATGCACTACACAAACCACTTATTGTTTGGTTCTACCCTTTTTTTTCGCTTTTTTAGAAAAACACTGTAGCCAGCAGCAAAAAAAGTTCCATTTTTTTTTTAATTAATTATATAATGTATGAAAATCAGAGCTGTATTTTTAATTCAATATAGCCCGGATTTAAACGTAATTTATTCATACCCGCAAAGAGGGGCCTTGCATTTGCTCTATAAATTACTTATTTTGCATACCATAACCACAATGAACCTCTTATGCAACTACCCCTTATTGAAAAAAAAACAAACTATCAACTTAATCTGTTTATAGGGAGATTATATGATATTTAATCCTGAACAGACAACGATCAATGAAAGTAAGGATGAACAGAAACTCTCACCAACGTTTAGTAAAAGGCAAAAGGAGATCTCAAAGCAGATAGGATCATCTGATTTTGAAAAGACCTGGAAAGACTGGCGCTGGCAGATGCGCAATACGATAACATCGATTGAAGATTTTGAGGATCTTAGCGATATCTCTTTTTCTGATGAAGAAAAAAAGAAGCTTGAAGAGATAATGGATGTATTTCCTCTATCAATTACTCCCTATTACTTGTCTCTTATTGATAAAGACAACTATGAAAACGACCCCGTTTTTCTTCAATCTTTCCCAACGATGCATGAGCTTAACAAAGACAGATGTGATATTCGCGACCCGCTGTCTGAAGATAAAGACAGCCCGACTCCCGGTATAACACATCGCTACCCAGACAGAGTTCTTTTTCATATCAGTAATGTTTGTGCGATGTACTGCCGCCACTGTACCCGTAAACGTAAAGTCGGTGATGTGGATTCCATACCTGAACCAGATGCAATTGAGAAGGGGTTAGCGTATATACGCAGTAATCCAAATATAAGAGACGTTCTTCTCTCAGGCGGTGATCCGTTCATGCTTTCAGATGAATATCTTGACTGGATTTTAGGCGAGATCAGAGCAATTAAGCATGTTGAGATCATAAGAATCGGAACACGTACACCGGTTGTGTTGCCTTATCGCATAACTGACAACCTTATTAAAGTTTTGCGTAAACATCACCCGTTATGGATTAATACCCATTTTAATCACCCCAGAGAGATAACTTCATCAGCAAAAGTAGCTCTTTCAAAATTAGCCGATGCCGGAATCCCTCTTGGTAACCAGTCGGTACTGTTAGCCGGTATTAACGACTGCCCACGTATATACAAAAAACTTATTCATAAGCTTGTAGCAAACAGGGTACGTCCTTATTACCTGTATCAGTGTGACTTATCTGAAGGTCTGAGTCATTTTCGTACCCCGGTAGGAAAAGGAATCGAAATTATAGAAAGTCTTATCGGACACACCAGCGGACTTGCGGTACCAACCTATGTTATTGACGCTCCCGGTGGTGGTGGTAAGATTCCGGTAATGCCCTATTACCTTATCTCTCTTTCTACCAACAAAGTGGTGTTGCGTAACTATGAAGGTGTAATAACCACCTATCAGGAGCCCGACAGTTACACACAAACATTCTGTGACAGAAAGTGTGATACCTGCGATCTGCAGCTTAAACTGGATGAAGGTTCCGAATACAAAAGTGAAGGTATACACAAGCTGCTTAGCGACTTTGATGATACTATCGCTTTGACACCGGAAAATAACGAAAGACATTTAAGACGCAGAAAAAGAAAAGTAAATAAACAAAAGAAAAAAGATCAGTAAAGAAGAACCTGAAATAAAAGAAATCGGATAAAAATTATGATACAGGATACACAAGAATTTATACCCGATGAAATCGTTAAGGTTGGTAATTCACTCATTCAGCATGGAAAGTGGAACGACCGCGTTTATATCATGAAAACGACTCCTGATGATTGCACCAATATCATCAATGAGTCAAAAAAACTTGCTCAGGAAAACGATTACAGTAAAATATTCGCAAAAATCCCTTTCTGGGCAAAAGAGGCCTTTAGCAAGGAAAAGTTTGAAACGGAAGCAGTTATCCCCAGAGATGAAAAGTCTGGCGGGGATATTCTGTTTATGTCTCTGTTTTTAAAAGAGTGGCGTTCACAGTACTGTGACTACGACACTTGTAAAGGCATTCTGGACTCATTTGAGAAAGAACCACCCAAATCAAGCAAACGGAACCTTCCGGACAGGTGGACCATTTCCAAATGTACTCCCGAGGACGCGCCGGAGATGGCTGAAGTGTATAAACAGGTATTCCGTTCCTATCCCTTTGAAATTGATAACCCTGAGTATATCTGCCAGACCATGGAGTCAAACATAAACTACTACTGCGTTAAAGATGAAGTGGGGAAAATCATTGCCCTCTCTTCTGCTGAACTTGATCCCGAAAGTAGTTGTGCAGAGATGAGTGACTTTGCAACCCTTCCCAAAGCACGGGGCAACCACTGCGCTGGTCACCTGCTTGGCCTTATGCATGAGGATGTCGAAGAGTCTGGAATTTGCACTCCTTTCACCATCGCACGAGCCACCTCTCCGGCAATGAACACTGTTTTTGCCAGAAACGGCTACATCTTTGGTGGAACACTTAAGAACAATACTCATATTGGAGAATCCCTGGAAGACATGAACGTGTGGTACCTCAATAAGGACTAAGCAGTGCCTTATCTTTTTTGAGCTTACTCAAAGCGTTCGGCTTTATAAACATTTCAGGACCGGAATAAACCTTCCGGTCCTTTTTTTATCCTCCCTTCACCAGCTCTAACCCATTACTCTGCCTTGTATTACCATAACTCAATAATTCAAGGGTACAGGATCGGGGCTTTTTTTAGATTTTCATACCCGCTTTTTCTATTTAATACTATATTATAATAAGCACGTATAATGGAACCACGGGAGAGCTGCACTAAATGAAAAGGATGCTTACAAGTCTTCTTTATATCGCTTCGATACTTTCGATAGCACCTTTTTTGGATATTGCCCCCACCAGCTCTTCAGTGTACGCTCAAACACATATCTCCCAGACTTACATCGACACCACTATCCAGAGGGCTGTTTACCTGCTTAATGAAAGCGCGACATTGGGTCGGCAGCGCCACAGGCAGGCGGTAGGTCGGGTACGATCAATGGTGAATAATCTTAAAAACCAGGCAAAGGGTGATCCAAACGAACGCTATATCATGTGGCGATTAAGTGAGCTTGAACACCAGTTGTACCTTGAAGAGGAAGAGATACGGGAGATTCAACAGGAGAAAAACACCCTTACTGCCAATGAGCTTTTGATTCAGTTCGATACCGCGCTGCGAAAGAGAAGGCCCGATTTCGCCACACTCAGAAATTTATGTATGCGAATGGGAGAAGTTGATACCAGACATGCCAACCGAATGACAACAGCTTACAACCAGCGCTATCGAAACATCTCAAGAGAAGCGATCCATTCGGCTGAATTAGCCCTTGACCAGGGTAATCTTGAGCTTGCCCGTGAAGAGATTGAATACCTGGAAAACAACAGGTTTTTTCTTGTCATCAATGATTCTCAGCTCCAGTCCATGAGAAATCGCTACAACCGCATTACAAAAGAACAAGACGCAATAGATGATCTTGACTCTGAAATCAGGGAAGCCCACAACAGTGTCTCTGAATTCAGACTCAGCAATGCCAGAATGGAGATTCAGCGGTTGCGGGGAAGGCTCGATTCGCACAGAGAAAATCTCAACCGATCAAAGTGGCAGCAGTACTCAAGCAGAATTGATGAGCTTCAAGCTACGCTGGACAACAGAGAGGATTCGCTGGTTAACGTAACCATGGCTCTTATAGAAAACGATAAAATCGATGAGGCAAGAAGGTATTTCACCCAGATAAGTGAAGAGATGGGGCTTTCAAGAGACCGAAGCGCCTTTATCGACCATACGATTCTGAGCCTGCAAAGCCCGGATCACCGCGCTTCGCAGCCAAACATCACTGAAGGGCTACACACTCCAACTGAGGGAGTGTTTGAGGACATGCGCTCAGGGGTTATGCAATCGGCTCAGAAACGTGCGGACAGTATTCGGGCCATTGAAGAGCAAAAAATGGCCGCACTGCGCAGAGAACAGGCAAAACAGGACAGCATAAGAAGAGCCATTGAAAGAAAAGCTGAGATGGAGCTCAGAGCCAATCAGGAAAAGGCCAACCAGATAAGTATCGACATCTACTCCCTGCTCGATAGAAACAGGACCCGAAGAGCAAGGCGCCGCTTTAACCGGGAGCAAGATTTTTTACAACAGTACCTTAGAAATGAAGTCTTTGCTATCCTGGCACAATCGGTGAGTGATGAAAGACCAGCAGCCACTACTCAGGAGGTTAAAACCGCACAACAAACCCAGCAACCTCCTCCCCCTGAACCACCACCAGAGAGTGAGGCGAGCAGCTCTACTACCACTACTGCCGCGGTGGTCGATGATGATCTCTGGGACTGGGGCCCTCCTCCGGAGCAGCAGCCCAAAACACAAAACCGGACACAGGCGCAGCCATCTGTTCAGGTAGAAAATGAGGAACAGGCTCAGGAAATCACCATTGAAATCTACTCCAAAATCAGTGAAAACAAGACAAAGGAAGCTCGTGAAATATTCAACAGTTCAAAAGAAAGCCTTAAACTCCACCTCAACGAACATGCATTTAATGCACTTGAAACAACTATTTTAAACTCCAACTAATCAGCTGCCAACTCTGTTACTGCACCACAATTTTCTATAAATTATTTTAAGGGTCCGGTAACTTACGTTTCAATTAAAGGATAAAAAATGAAAGAGCATATAGTTGATATTCTCTCAAAAAATTTGGAACAATCGCTTGAAAAAGATACAATTGAGCGTCTGATCGAAATACCACCCAACGATGAGTTTGGGGATTATGCGTTTCCCTGCTTCAGCCTCTCGAAAGTTTTGAAGAAAAACCCCGCAATCATAGCCGCAGATCTGAGTGAAAAGATTAATGAATCAGCTGACGGTATAGAGGCTAAAAACGTTTCTGGCTATATCAATTTTTTCATCGATAAAAAGATGCTTGCTCAAACAATTCTCGCCAGTGCAAAGAGTGAGGACTATGGAGCATTGAAAGAGGGGCAAAAGGTGGTCGTTGAATTTGCCTCCCCCAATACCAACAAACCACTTCACCTGGGACACCTGAGAAACATGTCTATTGGTGACAGCGTGTCCAGAATTCTTGAATATGCTGGAAACGAAGTGGTAAGAACAAGCATAAACAATGATCGCGGTGTACATATATGTAAATCGATGCTCTCTTACAGCCGCCGCGCAAAGGGTGAAACACCGCAATCGGCGCGAAAGAAATCCGACCACTTCGTTGGGGATTACTATGTGCTTTTTAACAACGAATCATCTAAAGATTCCTCATGGAATGACGATGCGCAGGAGATGCTTAGAAAGTGGGAGGCCGGGGATGAAGAGGTTGTTTCACTCTGGAAACAAATGAATAAGTGGGCTCTTGATGGTTTCAGGGAAACCTATCGCAGGTTTGGTATTCGCTTTGACAAAGAATATTATGAAAGTAACATCTACAAAAGCGGTAAAGAGATCGTCCATGAAGGCCTGGACCGGGGTGTGTTCAAAAAACGTGACGATAATGCGGTGTACATAGATCTGGAAGAGGAGAAGCTTGGGGAAAAGGTAGTGCTTCGACCAGACGGCACCTCGGTTTACATTGTTCAGGACCTGTTTCTTGCCTTGCTTAAAAAAGAGGAATATAATTATGATAAATCTATATACGTAGTTGGCAATGAACAAGATTACCATTTTGCAGTGCTTATAGCGATTTTTAAGCGGCTGGGGTACGATATAGCCGACAAGATTAAACATCTCTCCTATGGTATGGTCGAGCTTCCTGAAGGAAAGATGAAGTCCCGTGAAGGCACCGTAGTGGATGCCGATGACCTCATTGCCCAAACCCAGGAACTAGCGAAAGATGAACTTGCGGCAAGGTACTCTTTAAGTGAAGAGGAGATGGAGCTTAGAAGTCATCGTATCACACTGGCTGCAATTAAATACCAGCTGCTTAAAGTCGATATTACCAGAACAATGGTTTTTGATCCCAAAAAGGCGATTAGTTTTGAAGGTGATACCGGCCCCTATCTTCTCTATAGCTATGCACGGGCATCCAGTATCCTGAGGAAAGCAAACGTTACCGAGGATTA
This is a stretch of genomic DNA from Chitinispirillales bacterium ANBcel5. It encodes these proteins:
- a CDS encoding aminopeptidase, giving the protein MKRCTKLSKKKISLLSLLLFITLNSSCYLAKQGAYLLRYQWRAESIDRMLQDDEITDELREFLELVLQIRSFAMDTIGLKKNNNYLKYVEVERGYMVDVVMAARDDSFEMHNWWFPFFGNFPYKGFFVRTDAERQAAKLQRRGYDVHIGQARAFSTLGFFSDPVYSFFKEYSVFDLANLIIHEQMHATIYLKNQVQFNEEIATFLGNEGGLKFVKQMFGKDSDQYKSAVLALEDYDVYIDRIHSLYNELSTLYQSDLSREEKLDGKERVIEVFKENLAQNYDSLFETDNYRGLYRATINNAFIAARMTYTLDLSLMYELYEQNDHDLALTVEQLKKLRRYRGDPKEFIRRELLN
- the ablA gene encoding lysine 2,3-aminomutase, which encodes MIFNPEQTTINESKDEQKLSPTFSKRQKEISKQIGSSDFEKTWKDWRWQMRNTITSIEDFEDLSDISFSDEEKKKLEEIMDVFPLSITPYYLSLIDKDNYENDPVFLQSFPTMHELNKDRCDIRDPLSEDKDSPTPGITHRYPDRVLFHISNVCAMYCRHCTRKRKVGDVDSIPEPDAIEKGLAYIRSNPNIRDVLLSGGDPFMLSDEYLDWILGEIRAIKHVEIIRIGTRTPVVLPYRITDNLIKVLRKHHPLWINTHFNHPREITSSAKVALSKLADAGIPLGNQSVLLAGINDCPRIYKKLIHKLVANRVRPYYLYQCDLSEGLSHFRTPVGKGIEIIESLIGHTSGLAVPTYVIDAPGGGGKIPVMPYYLISLSTNKVVLRNYEGVITTYQEPDSYTQTFCDRKCDTCDLQLKLDEGSEYKSEGIHKLLSDFDDTIALTPENNERHLRRRKRKVNKQKKKDQ
- the ablB gene encoding putative beta-lysine N-acetyltransferase, which gives rise to MIQDTQEFIPDEIVKVGNSLIQHGKWNDRVYIMKTTPDDCTNIINESKKLAQENDYSKIFAKIPFWAKEAFSKEKFETEAVIPRDEKSGGDILFMSLFLKEWRSQYCDYDTCKGILDSFEKEPPKSSKRNLPDRWTISKCTPEDAPEMAEVYKQVFRSYPFEIDNPEYICQTMESNINYYCVKDEVGKIIALSSAELDPESSCAEMSDFATLPKARGNHCAGHLLGLMHEDVEESGICTPFTIARATSPAMNTVFARNGYIFGGTLKNNTHIGESLEDMNVWYLNKD
- the argS gene encoding arginine--tRNA ligase, with the protein product MKEHIVDILSKNLEQSLEKDTIERLIEIPPNDEFGDYAFPCFSLSKVLKKNPAIIAADLSEKINESADGIEAKNVSGYINFFIDKKMLAQTILASAKSEDYGALKEGQKVVVEFASPNTNKPLHLGHLRNMSIGDSVSRILEYAGNEVVRTSINNDRGVHICKSMLSYSRRAKGETPQSARKKSDHFVGDYYVLFNNESSKDSSWNDDAQEMLRKWEAGDEEVVSLWKQMNKWALDGFRETYRRFGIRFDKEYYESNIYKSGKEIVHEGLDRGVFKKRDDNAVYIDLEEEKLGEKVVLRPDGTSVYIVQDLFLALLKKEEYNYDKSIYVVGNEQDYHFAVLIAIFKRLGYDIADKIKHLSYGMVELPEGKMKSREGTVVDADDLIAQTQELAKDELAARYSLSEEEMELRSHRITLAAIKYQLLKVDITRTMVFDPKKAISFEGDTGPYLLYSYARASSILRKANVTEDYTINDLHNSEIKLFKKIGFFPSIIQTASKRLSPSVIACYSFELSQLFNEFYHNCKVIDSKEEAFRLNLVRLFRKTLSTCLDLLGIEKIEEM